CGCGAGGCCCGCGAGGTCGAGCACTCCTGCGTTGCAGGCAAACGTGTCCCGATCGAGACTGACCACGGTCCTGCCGTCCTCGCGCTCAAACTTACCGTAAACGTGCATATGGCCGTGCATGTGCAAGCGGGGGAGCGCAGCATCAGATACACGTTGCACACGCTCTCTCTGTGCAGCAGATACGGCCAACGCCTCGGGAGGAAAATCATGCGGATTGTTCGTGAGCAGCCGCTGCACCTCCGGTACCGCGATCGCTGGAGACTCGTGCGTGAGCATAAGGTCGGCCGGGCCGCCGGCAATCGCGGCGGCTTCCATCGGTTCCGTGATGAGTTCATCCTCGAACCAGTCCTTGCCCGCAGTTCGAAACGCCTTGTCGACGCTGGACGCGCCGCCGAGCGATAGCACCTCGCGTCCCGCGATCTGAAAACGGAACGGCCGGGGGATGAGCCACACGACGTCACTGACCCTGATCGCCATACCGGAGGCGCTTTCCTGCGCCGGGGTGATGTGGTTCCACTCTTCGTGGTTGCCAGGCGTGACCAGCACGCGCTCGATGCCTGTGCGCTTCGCCCAATAATCGACCGGGCCAGTCCCGGGCTGAGCATGCTCGAAACCGTAATCTCCGAGTTGAAGGATGGTGCGCAGCGATGGGTCATGCCGACGCATCGCGGGCAGCAGCGTTTGAATCCATCCAGCATTGCCGTGGAGGTCGCCCACGACCCACACGCGCTCATCCGGCAGGTCGAAGCTGTCGGCTGTCTCATGGATCTGCATCCATCCATCATGCCCGTGAGTGCCGACTCGGACATGGCGTCGACAACTCAACGTGGAGAATGCGAAACGGCCGAGATCAGTGGGCGCCGAGCGACCATATTGTGGTCATGTTCTGGCCACCCCTGCTGCCCAGCGAAATGCCGGTGTCCCGTTAGTGACCACGAACCGGCCTGTAAAGGACCAGCTGAAGCCCGTTTTTCGGACTGCCACTAGCGACTATGTAGTGTGGGCACCGTCGGACCACTATATGGACACGAGGCGGTCACCGGCCACCCACTGCACAGTGCTAGTCGCCGATGCTCCGTTCTTGGTGATCGGGCGCGGAAAGCTCCGCCTCTTCGAAGAGTGCGGGGAACCGCAGTCGCAGCGGGCGAGGCTTGGGGGAGGTCTCCTGATTCTCACCGGTGTTAGCCTGCGGCCGCGCCGATCGCGGTTGCTCGACGTCGTGCGGACGGTAGTCGGGAACCGTGACCTCCGTTTCTGGTTCCTCTGGGTCCGCGATCCGTGGCTGAGTTTCTCGGAGTTCCGACAGTCCCATTGTGCCCGGGACTGCGGGTAGCTCGGTGGGAGCGTGCGCACCGGAATTCTCGTGTTCGCTTGTCATCGCGTCGGCGTTTGACAGGGCTGTAGCCACCAGGCGTTGCGCGGCGCGATTTGCCTCCTGTGTCGCCTCGTCCAGAGCGATCATCATGCGTTTCTTGGGCGACAGTCGGCGTTCAACAGTCGTGTGTTGTGGCACGGACAATGTCACCGCGCTGTTGCGAGCGAAAGCGGTCTCAACAGCGTCCCTCTCGAAGGCCGTGCCGAGTGTGGTGCAGCGGCGTCGATCACTCGGCGTTGGATCGGCTGGGGTTCGGTCCGGATTCTCGCGAAGCATGCCGTACGAAATGCCACGGCCCTTCTTGCCGCGCTGTTCGATCTGAACGCCTCGGGTTCTACCGACTTCGACGAAGCTGTCCCAGTCGACAACGGCTGGATCGGCGAGCGTGTTCTCGATGCTCGCCCTCAGCACGGTGAGACTAAAAGGTTGCTTGTTGCGGGGCGCACCGAACTCATCCGCGAGGTCGCATTCTGTTTCCCAGAT
This genomic stretch from Microbacterium sp. Nx66 harbors:
- a CDS encoding metallophosphoesterase family protein — encoded protein: MQIHETADSFDLPDERVWVVGDLHGNAGWIQTLLPAMRRHDPSLRTILQLGDYGFEHAQPGTGPVDYWAKRTGIERVLVTPGNHEEWNHITPAQESASGMAIRVSDVVWLIPRPFRFQIAGREVLSLGGASSVDKAFRTAGKDWFEDELITEPMEAAAIAGGPADLMLTHESPAIAVPEVQRLLTNNPHDFPPEALAVSAAQRERVQRVSDAALPRLHMHGHMHVYGKFEREDGRTVVSLDRDTFACNAGVLDLAGLAFSPLPLNEIRGGRRRYKHRADQGDGAVVRS
- a CDS encoding relaxase/mobilization nuclease domain-containing protein; its protein translation is MPVVVASSTRSADALINYALDDKPEQDGERYVMASGVGGMLVSVAKQQMRDVRKKWGKDKPGAFVQAYHVIQSFAKDELDPEEPDDWLTAQKLGTALAEERFPGRQVLVVTQRDGRTGCVHNHLVANSIETKTGRSLNSSVVTHARLVEAHERVLEQRGFEQRADLKQAFSDANERFERGEPSGLRRAGSTADSELREWQRHIIWETECDLADEFGAPRNKQPFSLTVLRASIENTLADPAVVDWDSFVEVGRTRGVQIEQRGKKGRGISYGMLRENPDRTPADPTPSDRRRCTTLGTAFERDAVETAFARNSAVTLSVPQHTTVERRLSPKKRMMIALDEATQEANRAAQRLVATALSNADAMTSEHENSGAHAPTELPAVPGTMGLSELRETQPRIADPEEPETEVTVPDYRPHDVEQPRSARPQANTGENQETSPKPRPLRLRFPALFEEAELSAPDHQERSIGD